One region of Cyanobium sp. M30B3 genomic DNA includes:
- a CDS encoding type II toxin-antitoxin system prevent-host-death family antitoxin produces MRDLKTHLSAWLGRVQAGEVVEVSSHRKAIARITGVKTQEQASTSPLQEALTAGLISWSGQKPTLPAPVRVRGKGTPG; encoded by the coding sequence GTGCGCGATCTCAAGACCCACCTCTCCGCATGGCTGGGCCGGGTGCAGGCCGGCGAGGTGGTGGAGGTCAGCTCCCACCGCAAGGCCATTGCCCGCATCACGGGCGTGAAGACCCAGGAGCAGGCCTCAACCAGCCCACTCCAGGAGGCGCTGACTGCCGGGCTCATCAGCTGGAGTGGCCAGAAGCCCACCCTTCCGGCTCCCGTGCGTGTGCGCGGGAAAGGAACGCCTGGGTGA
- a CDS encoding type II toxin-antitoxin system VapC family toxin, which translates to MILFCDTSALMKLLVHEEQTDQLLQISSKAEAIGVCRICWAEAMAALARRQREDPISGEDLEQARRHLIQAWPSFLIIEVSQHVVETAGHFADAFALRGYDNVQLAAAHELHVNAGQTVIFASDDRRLNQAAQLLQLEVHA; encoded by the coding sequence GTGATCCTGTTCTGTGACACCAGTGCCTTGATGAAACTGCTGGTCCACGAAGAGCAGACCGATCAGCTGCTGCAGATCAGTTCCAAGGCGGAAGCCATCGGGGTGTGCCGGATCTGTTGGGCAGAAGCGATGGCCGCTCTGGCGCGCCGCCAGAGGGAAGACCCGATCAGCGGCGAGGATCTTGAACAGGCCCGGCGGCACCTGATCCAAGCCTGGCCATCCTTCCTCATCATCGAGGTCTCCCAGCATGTGGTGGAGACGGCAGGGCACTTTGCCGACGCGTTTGCCCTGCGGGGCTACGACAATGTGCAGCTCGCCGCCGCCCATGAACTGCACGTGAATGCCGGACAGACCGTGATCTTCGCCAGTGACGACCGCCGGCTCAACCAGGCGGCCCAACTCCTTCAGCTGGAGGTGCACGCCTGA
- a CDS encoding proprotein convertase P-domain-containing protein: MITPPSSAPRKAPALLTLAASLSAGLLLPLLGPTAAEAAAITATAAETYNPVLIADGNTNSTTLTISGLLAGSTIAKVTTTISLTKCDDPISSTGVCEGTDFSYNDEIGLTLQSPLGTSVDLTVPFTLDGQEPGATATWTFDDGASAGLTGDLLISGTFLPTSPLSAFNGEDGNGVWTLLFSDSFELDPLSINSWSLTVDVPGPLPVLGVGAAFGYSRRLRRRISTSQPGTRTQA; encoded by the coding sequence GTGATCACCCCCCCATCCAGCGCCCCTCGCAAGGCCCCTGCACTCCTGACCCTTGCAGCCAGCCTCTCGGCTGGACTGCTCCTGCCCCTGCTGGGTCCAACGGCCGCTGAAGCGGCAGCAATCACCGCCACGGCTGCTGAAACCTACAACCCCGTGCTCATCGCTGATGGGAACACCAACAGCACCACCCTGACGATCTCAGGGCTCCTGGCTGGCTCGACGATCGCCAAAGTCACCACCACCATCAGTCTCACCAAGTGTGACGATCCGATCAGTTCAACGGGCGTCTGCGAAGGAACTGACTTTAGTTATAATGATGAAATAGGTCTCACACTGCAAAGCCCCCTGGGCACCTCCGTTGACCTCACCGTTCCCTTCACCCTCGATGGTCAAGAACCGGGAGCCACGGCGACCTGGACCTTTGACGACGGGGCGTCAGCCGGGTTGACCGGAGACCTGCTCATCTCCGGCACATTCCTGCCCACTTCCCCGTTGAGTGCCTTCAATGGTGAGGATGGCAATGGCGTCTGGACCCTGCTCTTCTCCGACTCGTTTGAGCTGGACCCATTGAGCATCAACAGCTGGAGCCTCACGGTGGACGTGCCCGGCCCCCTGCCGGTGCTGGGTGTGGGTGCCGCCTTCGGCTACAGCCGCCGCCTGCGCCGCCGCATCTCCACCAGCCAGCCCGGCACACGGACCCAGGCCTGA
- a CDS encoding high light inducible protein, with protein MADPSTASSREPAEQDAFRYEPVERFGEGLTTRRPWNTAALAGVERLNGRVAMLGFAAAVIGEWLTGHGPAGQVLALLRWYLG; from the coding sequence TTGGCCGACCCCTCCACCGCCTCCAGCAGAGAACCAGCCGAGCAGGACGCCTTCCGCTACGAGCCCGTGGAGCGCTTCGGCGAGGGGCTCACCACCCGCCGTCCCTGGAACACCGCGGCGCTGGCGGGGGTGGAGCGGTTGAACGGGCGGGTGGCGATGCTGGGCTTCGCCGCGGCCGTGATCGGTGAGTGGCTCACCGGCCACGGGCCGGCCGGCCAGGTGCTGGCGCTGCTGCGCTGGTATCTGGGCTGA
- a CDS encoding alpha/beta hydrolase — protein sequence MHGLLDTPAVFNGLKRELAGRRQPLLIPALPLRLGRTPALEAAELLGGHIEAAFGCEQPIDLLGFSMGGVIARAWLQLLGGLGRTRRFFSVGSPQQGTLTARPWPSRLFSGIADLRNGSPLLERLNGDLDGLRRIQCHSFYSAIDLAVLPGWRAVLPVGARTMLPVLTHPQLLRDRAAIAPLVRELLRP from the coding sequence GTGCACGGGCTGCTGGACACTCCCGCCGTGTTCAACGGCCTCAAGCGGGAGCTGGCTGGCCGGCGCCAGCCCCTGCTGATCCCGGCCCTGCCGTTGCGCCTCGGCCGCACGCCCGCCCTGGAGGCGGCGGAGCTGCTGGGCGGCCACATCGAAGCGGCCTTCGGCTGTGAGCAACCCATCGACCTGCTGGGGTTCTCGATGGGCGGTGTGATCGCCCGCGCCTGGCTGCAGTTGCTGGGGGGGCTGGGCCGGACCCGCCGCTTCTTCAGTGTGGGCAGTCCCCAGCAGGGCACCCTCACCGCCCGGCCCTGGCCGTCGCGGCTGTTCAGCGGCATCGCCGATCTGCGCAATGGCAGCCCCCTGCTGGAGCGGCTCAACGGCGACCTGGATGGGCTGCGGCGGATCCAGTGCCACAGCTTCTATTCCGCGATTGATCTGGCGGTGCTGCCCGGTTGGCGCGCCGTGCTGCCGGTGGGGGCCCGCACGATGTTGCCGGTGCTCACCCATCCCCAGCTGCTGCGCGATCGGGCCGCCATTGCCCCGCTGGTGCGGGAATTGCTGCGGCCCTGA
- a CDS encoding glycosyltransferase, producing MGWLEISLLVRWLLGWALGLRLPLLPAGVPGGLPACSVLIPARNEAATLPRLLAALGRQRLRPLEVIVIDDHSSDGTAAIARQAAGTLPLRVIQPPPLPPGWCGKTWALHHGVRASSGELLVFLDADTEPGPECLERLLAQQQQLGGLVSVQPYHRTEQPYEQLSVLFNLVGLMAVPLGPRCGVAFGPVLATSRADYQRAGGHAAVAGKVVEDWFLAHCYEQAGLPVSAFIGYGQIAYRMYPGGLGDMVIGFDKNFATAAAEVRWPWMLAVLLWLSGLFWAAWCLPAALLGWPLMGSPHPLPHALVYGAYALQLLLLTRRVGGFSWINLLFPLPVLFFLGVFLLAILNLERGQVRWKGRSVSTR from the coding sequence ATGGGTTGGCTTGAGATCTCCCTGCTGGTGCGCTGGCTGCTGGGCTGGGCCCTGGGGCTGCGGTTGCCCCTGCTGCCGGCGGGTGTCCCCGGCGGCCTGCCCGCCTGCAGCGTGCTGATCCCCGCCCGCAACGAGGCCGCCACGTTGCCCCGTCTGCTCGCGGCCCTGGGCCGGCAACGCCTGCGGCCCCTGGAGGTGATCGTGATCGATGACCACTCCAGCGATGGCACCGCCGCCATCGCCCGCCAGGCGGCCGGGACGCTGCCGCTGCGGGTGATCCAACCGCCGCCCCTCCCCCCCGGCTGGTGCGGCAAGACCTGGGCCCTGCACCATGGCGTGCGGGCCAGCAGTGGCGAGCTGCTGGTGTTCCTCGATGCCGACACCGAGCCAGGGCCGGAGTGCCTCGAGCGGTTGCTGGCCCAGCAGCAGCAGCTGGGTGGGCTGGTGTCGGTGCAGCCGTACCACCGCACCGAACAGCCCTATGAGCAGCTCTCGGTGCTGTTCAACCTGGTGGGGCTGATGGCGGTGCCGCTTGGTCCCCGCTGTGGCGTGGCCTTCGGGCCGGTGCTGGCGACCAGCCGCGCCGACTACCAGCGGGCCGGTGGCCATGCCGCCGTGGCCGGCAAGGTGGTGGAGGACTGGTTTCTGGCCCATTGCTACGAACAGGCCGGGCTGCCGGTGAGTGCCTTCATCGGGTACGGCCAGATCGCCTATCGCATGTACCCCGGGGGCCTGGGCGACATGGTGATCGGCTTTGACAAGAACTTCGCCACCGCCGCCGCTGAGGTGCGCTGGCCCTGGATGCTGGCCGTGCTGTTGTGGCTGTCGGGGCTGTTCTGGGCCGCCTGGTGTCTGCCGGCCGCCCTGCTGGGCTGGCCGCTGATGGGCAGTCCCCATCCGCTGCCCCACGCCCTGGTGTACGGCGCCTATGCCCTGCAGCTGCTGCTGCTCACCCGGCGGGTGGGTGGCTTCAGCTGGATCAATCTGCTGTTTCCCCTGCCGGTGCTCTTTTTCCTGGGGGTGTTCCTGCTGGCGATCCTCAACCTGGAGCGCGGCCAGGTGCGCTGGAAGGGCCGCAGCGTCAGCACCCGTTGA
- a CDS encoding glycoside hydrolase family 3 C-terminal domain-containing protein — protein MAAIALRDASHRHPWPAGAVPRLGLPGLQFVDGPRGVVLVGGATTFPVPIARGASWNPELEERIGAAIAREARSFGANWLAAVCVNLLRHPGWGRAQETYGEDPLHVGALGAACCRGIERHAIACVKHFALNSIDSSRFLVDVRASPRVLHELYLPQFRDCVEAGAGSVMSAYNRVNGIWCGEHPELLTGILKRRWGFTGLVVSDFIFGLRDGLAALLAGQDLEMPFPLTLPERAAAALASGALPQARLDDAVLRQLRQQLRLPAGAYPRALRRCPEHRALAREAARQAIVLLRNDPLQGGGPPVLPLGDLASLALIGPLAAAVNLGDRGSSDTRPPAGAVVTPLQGLHEARPHLPIRHHDGRDPSAAAALAAGCEAAVVVVGLDWQLEGEHIHPGDIAPVLAQIPPPLWLLPLPVWPRLRPLWRRFTGLIAWLTSHASPPLRGDFAAGDRTDLHLPAAQLQLIRAVAAANRRTVVVLMGGGAILSHPWHQLVPGLLLLWYPGEQGGHALAEVLFGAISPSGRLPFAIPTSEAELPPFQPRAPVVTYNLWHGYRRLQRCGHTAAWPFGFGLSYSRFALRAGPVQQLSGGGEGPAGVGLTLAVTNAGPMAAAEVVQVYLEPPGRLMERPPRTLVAFQRLELQPGEERQLSLLIPARRLACFDAARDGFVLEAGRHRLVLARHADDPGQAVDLELEAAFIGG, from the coding sequence ATGGCCGCCATCGCCCTGCGCGATGCCTCCCACCGCCACCCCTGGCCCGCTGGCGCCGTGCCCCGTCTGGGATTGCCAGGCCTGCAGTTTGTGGATGGGCCCCGGGGCGTGGTGCTGGTGGGCGGCGCCACCACCTTCCCGGTGCCGATCGCCCGCGGCGCCAGCTGGAATCCGGAGCTGGAGGAGCGCATCGGCGCGGCGATCGCCCGCGAGGCCCGCAGCTTCGGCGCCAACTGGCTGGCGGCGGTGTGCGTGAACCTGCTGCGCCACCCCGGCTGGGGCCGGGCCCAGGAGACCTACGGCGAAGACCCCCTGCACGTGGGTGCCCTGGGGGCGGCCTGCTGCCGCGGCATCGAACGCCACGCCATCGCCTGCGTCAAGCACTTCGCCCTCAACTCGATCGACAGCTCCCGCTTTCTGGTGGATGTGCGGGCCAGCCCGCGGGTGCTGCACGAGCTCTACCTGCCCCAGTTCCGCGACTGCGTGGAGGCCGGCGCCGGCTCGGTGATGAGCGCCTACAACCGGGTGAACGGGATCTGGTGCGGCGAGCACCCCGAGCTGCTCACCGGCATCCTCAAACGGCGCTGGGGCTTCACGGGCCTGGTGGTGAGCGACTTCATCTTCGGGCTGCGCGATGGCCTGGCCGCCCTGCTGGCGGGCCAGGACCTGGAGATGCCCTTCCCGCTCACCCTGCCAGAGAGGGCCGCCGCGGCCCTGGCCAGCGGAGCGCTGCCCCAGGCCCGCCTCGACGACGCCGTGCTGCGCCAGCTCAGGCAGCAGCTGCGGCTGCCGGCCGGGGCCTACCCGCGCGCCCTGCGCCGCTGCCCGGAGCACCGGGCCCTGGCCCGGGAGGCGGCGCGGCAGGCGATCGTGCTGCTGCGCAACGACCCCCTGCAGGGCGGCGGCCCGCCGGTGCTGCCGCTGGGCGATCTGGCGTCGCTGGCGCTGATCGGCCCGCTGGCGGCGGCGGTGAACCTGGGCGATCGCGGCTCCTCCGACACCCGGCCCCCTGCCGGGGCGGTGGTGACACCGCTGCAGGGACTGCACGAGGCCCGGCCCCACCTGCCGATCCGCCACCACGACGGCCGCGACCCCAGCGCCGCCGCCGCCCTGGCCGCCGGCTGCGAGGCGGCCGTGGTGGTGGTGGGGCTGGACTGGCAGCTGGAGGGCGAGCACATCCACCCCGGTGACATCGCGCCGGTGCTGGCCCAGATCCCGCCGCCGCTCTGGCTGCTGCCGCTGCCGGTGTGGCCGCGGCTGCGGCCGCTGTGGCGACGCTTCACCGGCCTGATCGCCTGGCTCACCAGCCACGCCTCGCCGCCATTACGGGGCGACTTCGCCGCCGGCGATCGCACCGATCTGCACCTGCCCGCCGCCCAGCTGCAGCTGATCCGGGCCGTGGCCGCCGCCAACCGGCGCACCGTGGTGGTGCTGATGGGCGGTGGCGCCATCCTCAGCCACCCCTGGCACCAGCTGGTGCCGGGCCTGCTGCTGCTCTGGTATCCGGGGGAGCAGGGCGGCCACGCCCTGGCTGAGGTGCTGTTCGGCGCCATCTCGCCCTCGGGGCGGCTGCCCTTTGCAATCCCTACCTCGGAAGCAGAGCTGCCCCCGTTCCAGCCCCGGGCGCCTGTGGTCACCTACAACCTCTGGCACGGCTACCGCCGCCTGCAACGCTGCGGCCACACCGCCGCCTGGCCCTTCGGTTTCGGCCTCTCCTATAGCCGCTTCGCGCTGCGCGCCGGGCCCGTGCAACAGCTGTCCGGGGGTGGCGAGGGGCCCGCCGGGGTGGGGCTCACGCTGGCGGTGACCAACGCCGGGCCCATGGCTGCCGCCGAGGTGGTGCAGGTGTACCTGGAGCCGCCGGGCCGGCTGATGGAACGGCCGCCGCGCACGTTGGTGGCCTTCCAGCGGCTGGAGCTGCAGCCCGGCGAGGAACGCCAGCTGAGCCTGCTGATCCCCGCGCGGCGGCTGGCCTGCTTCGACGCAGCCCGCGATGGCTTCGTGCTGGAGGCGGGCCGCCATCGCCTGGTGCTGGCCCGCCACGCCGACGACCCCGGCCAGGCCGTGGACCTGGAGCTGGAGGCCGCCTTCATCGGCGGCTGA